The DNA segment TTTTGCGCCTTGATTTCGTTCAAGTCGTGGTCGCCGCGCAGCAACAGCAGGACGAACTCGCTGCCGCTTTCCTTTTCCGCCATGACCGCAATGGCCTTCACCGTCTGCGTCAGCGGCAGGCCGAGGAAAGCCGCCACGTCCTCGCATCTGGTCTTGCCCGGTGTGGCTTTCTTTTCCATCGTCGCCGTACCGCCAGCGCCGTCCCCGGGGATACCGCTACGCATAACTTTCACAGGAGTCACGGCTTCGGCCAGTTCCACATTGGCTGCATAGTCCGACGCCGGGCAGAAGGCGATCGCGTCCTCGCCCGAATCCGCCAGCACATGGAACTCGTGCGAGCCGGTACCGCCGATGGCGCCGGTGTCCGCCGCCACGGCGCGGAACTTGAGGCCCAGGCGGGTGAAGATGCGGCTGTAGGTGTCGTACATGTTGCGGTATTCGCGCTCCAGGTCGGCGTACGAGGTATGGAAGGAATAGCCATCCTTCATGAGGAACTCGCGCCCGCGCATGACGCCGAAGCGCGGGCGGATTTCGTCGCGGAACTTGGTCTGGATTTGGTAGAAATGGCGCGGCAACTGGCGGTAGCTCTTCACATCGCGGCGCACCACGTCGGTGATGACCTCTTCGTGCGTAGGGCCGATCACGAAATCGCGCTGGTGGCGATCCTTGAAGCGCAGCAACTCGGGGCCGTACTTCGGGCCGCGTCCGGATTCTTCCCACAATTCAAAAGGTTGCACCGCCGGCATGAGCAGTTCGATGGCGCCGGCGCGGTCCATTTCCTCGCGCACGATGTTCTCGACCTTGCGCAGCACGCGCAGGCCCATCGGCATCCAGGTGTAAATGCCGCCGGCAAGACGACGGATCAGGCCGGCGCGCAGCATCAGCTTGTGGCTGACGATTTCCGCGTCCGAGGGAGCTTCCTTGAGAGTGGCGATGAAGAACTGGCTGGCGCGCATGGCAGTAGGCTGAAAGGCGAAAACGGGCATTTTACCCGCGGCCGGGAATTTGCAGAGGCGACAGATGCGGCTTTCCAGCGGCCCGCGATTGTGAAAGAATGTTTACCAGTCAATCATTGGAATAAGCATCATGCTCGATCGTGAAGGCTTTCGCCCGAACGTCGGCATCGTTCTGGTCAACAGTCGAAACGAGGTTTTTTGGGGCAAGCGGATCCGCGAACATTCCTGGCAGTTCCCGCAAGGCGGCATCAAGAAGGGCGAAACGCCCGAGCAGGCGATGCTGCGCGAACTGGAAGAGGAAACCGGCCTCAAACCCGAGCACGTGCGGATCATCGGCCGCACGCGCGACTGGATGCGCTATGAAGTGCCGAAGCACTGGATTCGCCGCGAATGGCGGAGTACCTACAAGGGCCAGAAACAGATCTGGTTTCTGTTGCGCCTGGTCGGGCGTGACAGCGACGTCTGCCTGCGCGCCAGCGAACATCCCGAATTCGATGCCTGGCGGTGGAACAGCTACTGGATTCCGCTGAACAACGTGATCGAGTTCAAGCGCGGCGTGTATGAAGCCGCCCTGATCGAACTGGCGCGCCTGCTGTTTGTCCACCCCGACGAGCGCATACCGCGCTGGGAGACTGACGTCATGGGCGAACCAAAATGAAGTACTGGTTTGTGCTCCTTTTGGCTGGTGTGGGGGGCGGTGCAATGGCGCAGACTGTTGATCCCAGCGGCCGTATCGTGCCGGGCAACTACCAGAGCGAGGAGGAAGAAAAGCCCTGGCAGGAACTTGAAATCGAGATGCCGGCATTTCCCAAGCAGGAAAACCTGATCGAGTTCTACGTCAGCGCGGTGGCCAC comes from the Sulfuritalea hydrogenivorans sk43H genome and includes:
- a CDS encoding proline--tRNA ligase, yielding MRASQFFIATLKEAPSDAEIVSHKLMLRAGLIRRLAGGIYTWMPMGLRVLRKVENIVREEMDRAGAIELLMPAVQPFELWEESGRGPKYGPELLRFKDRHQRDFVIGPTHEEVITDVVRRDVKSYRQLPRHFYQIQTKFRDEIRPRFGVMRGREFLMKDGYSFHTSYADLEREYRNMYDTYSRIFTRLGLKFRAVAADTGAIGGTGSHEFHVLADSGEDAIAFCPASDYAANVELAEAVTPVKVMRSGIPGDGAGGTATMEKKATPGKTRCEDVAAFLGLPLTQTVKAIAVMAEKESGSEFVLLLLRGDHDLNEIKAQKVVGEFRFARDEEIVEALRCKAGYIGAVGFKGRVVADRSVAVMSDMVCGANEEGFHLTGVNFGRDLPQPATVADIRNVVEGDPSPDGNGTLELCRGIEVGHIFQLRTKYAEALKCTFLDEQGKDQVMEMGCYGIGVSRIVGAAIEQGHDERGIIFPAGIAPFAVAIVPMNYAKSEAVRAAAGALHAELLAAGIDAILDDRDERPGSMFADWELIGIPHRVVVGERGLKEGKLEYKGRSDAEATMVAIGEMAAFLKQKLCDA
- a CDS encoding RNA pyrophosphohydrolase, with protein sequence MLDREGFRPNVGIVLVNSRNEVFWGKRIREHSWQFPQGGIKKGETPEQAMLRELEEETGLKPEHVRIIGRTRDWMRYEVPKHWIRREWRSTYKGQKQIWFLLRLVGRDSDVCLRASEHPEFDAWRWNSYWIPLNNVIEFKRGVYEAALIELARLLFVHPDERIPRWETDVMGEPK